A stretch of Clostridium estertheticum DNA encodes these proteins:
- a CDS encoding ComEC/Rec2 family competence protein — protein sequence MKLSHNKIFRSKWFQVVVYIFLVIVIETIYAKAAGWFVVASSIGLVTYQFFINEKFKRRKVILKIGVGIMLFMMFIVGIAMSNPLTMDEQKVLAAQQAAAKLETKQASEQATLDEKKAEEAKTAKEDAKKKEVAVVKPTEVIAPSSVKGLLKIHFIDVGQANSILIEQGNASMLIDAGNNPDSALVKNYISQQGITKLDYVVGAHPHEDHIGGLDYVINSFEIGKIYMPKATSNTKAFQDVVNAIKSKGMKATVPKVGESFKIGEATATILAPNSSSYEDINNTSIVIRLTFGNNSFMLDGDAEDVSENEMLSKGLNVKADLWKLGHHGSSSSTTQNMLDKVNPKYAIISVGKGNTYGHPTQSTMNKLKAKNISVFRTDENGTIVLTSDGRNITFNTKLGSYDYAGTSSNNNVNSGSSTAKSTSAPTVVPVPVKVQAPSNNSRIVFHTPTGKSYHYSKSCSTLSRSKTILSGTLGEALSSSHNYPCNICAGGN from the coding sequence TTGAAATTAAGTCATAATAAAATTTTTAGGAGTAAGTGGTTTCAAGTAGTTGTTTATATATTTTTAGTTATTGTAATTGAAACTATTTATGCAAAAGCTGCGGGATGGTTTGTTGTTGCAAGTAGTATAGGATTAGTAACATATCAATTTTTCATAAACGAGAAATTTAAACGACGTAAGGTAATATTGAAAATTGGTGTAGGTATTATGCTCTTTATGATGTTTATTGTAGGCATAGCTATGTCAAATCCTCTAACAATGGATGAGCAAAAGGTACTAGCTGCACAACAAGCAGCTGCAAAACTAGAAACAAAACAGGCTAGTGAACAAGCTACCTTAGATGAGAAAAAAGCAGAAGAAGCTAAAACAGCTAAGGAAGATGCCAAGAAAAAAGAGGTTGCTGTAGTTAAACCTACAGAAGTAATTGCGCCGAGTTCAGTAAAAGGTTTACTTAAGATTCATTTTATAGATGTGGGACAAGCTAATTCTATTTTAATTGAACAAGGTAATGCTTCTATGCTTATAGACGCAGGCAATAACCCAGATTCAGCTCTTGTTAAAAATTATATATCACAGCAAGGAATTACAAAACTTGATTATGTTGTGGGAGCTCACCCACATGAGGATCATATAGGTGGGTTAGACTATGTTATCAATTCTTTTGAAATAGGAAAAATCTACATGCCCAAAGCTACATCCAATACTAAAGCTTTTCAAGATGTAGTAAATGCCATTAAATCAAAGGGAATGAAAGCTACAGTACCTAAAGTTGGAGAAAGTTTTAAAATAGGAGAGGCCACTGCAACAATTTTAGCTCCTAATAGTAGTAGCTATGAAGATATAAATAATACTTCAATTGTAATTAGATTAACTTTTGGTAACAATAGTTTTATGCTTGACGGAGATGCAGAAGATGTATCTGAAAATGAAATGTTATCCAAGGGTCTTAATGTGAAAGCTGATTTATGGAAATTAGGACATCACGGAAGTTCATCATCTACTACTCAAAATATGTTGGATAAGGTAAACCCTAAGTATGCTATTATAAGCGTTGGAAAAGGGAACACCTACGGACATCCAACTCAGAGTACTATGAATAAACTTAAAGCTAAGAATATATCAGTTTTTAGAACTGATGAAAATGGAACTATAGTATTAACTTCTGATGGTAGGAATATAACCTTCAATACTAAACTCGGTAGTTATGATTATGCAGGAACCAGTTCAAATAATAACGTGAATTCGGGGAGTAGTACCGCTAAATCTACTTCGGCACCAACAGTAGTACCTGTACCAGTAAAAGTACAAGCTCCATCAAATAATAGCAGAATTGTATTTCATACTCCTACAGGGAAATCCTATCACTATAGTAAAAGCTGTAGTACATTATCAAGAAGTAAGACTATTTTAAGTGGAACGTTAGGCGAAGCACTAAGTTCTTCACATAACTACCCTTGTAATATATGTGCAGGAGGTAATTAA
- a CDS encoding DUF3006 domain-containing protein, which yields MDRFEGEFAVCEKENRQMIDIEKSKLPEIAKEGDILNIENDIITIDFEATKKRSKEIEKLTEDFWN from the coding sequence ATTGATAGATTTGAAGGCGAATTTGCAGTCTGTGAAAAAGAAAACAGACAAATGATAGATATAGAAAAATCAAAACTCCCCGAAATAGCTAAAGAGGGAGATATTCTAAATATAGAAAATGACATAATAACTATAGATTTTGAGGCAACTAAAAAAAGGTCAAAAGAAATAGAAAAACTTACTGAGG